A window of the Cynocephalus volans isolate mCynVol1 chromosome 10, mCynVol1.pri, whole genome shotgun sequence genome harbors these coding sequences:
- the LRRC3C gene encoding LOW QUALITY PROTEIN: leucine-rich repeat-containing protein 3C (The sequence of the model RefSeq protein was modified relative to this genomic sequence to represent the inferred CDS: substituted 1 base at 1 genomic stop codon), with product MHGQQEEGSTSFLSHSTPGLXQSVAMLPPAGRLLSLLLVIGTGGTVHSPQVPPQGCYVAEEAGEQTFRCSQAGLSAVPTGIPNDTRKLYLDANQLASVPAGAFQHLLVLEELDLSHNALVHLSRAAFQGLAATLRHLDLSANQLASVPVEAFMGLQIQVNLSANPWRCDCALQEVLRQVRLVPGTGTGIVCGPGARPDLVGQEFLLLAGEEELCGTGQGGAQRSTDVALLVTMGGWLTLVVAYLVHYVWQNRDETRHSCKQAPVLPVRSKDSSTLSTVL from the exons ATGCACG GACAGCAGGAGGAGGGTTCCACAAGCTTTCTATCCCAT TCCACGCCAGGACTATGACAATCTGTGGCCATGCTCCCACCAGCTGGTCGCCTCCTGTCCCTCCTGCTGGTGATAGGTACAGGGGGTACCGTGCACAGCCCCCAAGTACCTCCCCAGGGCTGCTATGTGGCAGAGGAAGCCGGTGAGCAGACGTTCCGCTGCAGCCAGGCAGGCCTGAGTGCCGTGCCCACCGGCATCCCCAATGACACCCGCAAGCTCTACCTGGATGCCAACCAGCTGGCATCAGTGCCGGCTGGTGCCTTCCAGCACCTGCTTGTCCTAGAGGAGCTGGATCTGTCCCACAATGCTCTTGTCCACCTCTCAAGGGCCGCTTTCCAGGGCCTGGCAGCCACTCTGCGCCACCTCGACCTCTCTGCCAACCAGCTGGCCTCAGTGCCTGTGGAGGCCTTCATGGGGCTGCAGATCCAAGTGAACCTATCCGCCAACCCATGGCGCTGTGACTGTGCCCTCCAGGAAGTGCTCAGGCAGGTGAGGCTGGTGCCGGGCACTGGGACAGGCATTGTGTGTGGCCCGGGAGCCCGACCAGACCTCGTGGGGCAGGAGTTCCTGCTGCTGGCAGGGGAGGAAGAGCTGTGTGGGACAGGGCAGGGTGGGGCCCAACGAAGCACCGACGTGGCCCTGCTGGTTACCATGGGGGGCTGGCTGACACTGGTGGTGGCTTATCTGGTCCACTACGTGTGGCAGAATCGGGATGAGACGCGGCACTCCTGCAAACAGGCCCCCGTGCTTCCTGTGCGCTCCAAGGACTCTTCCACACTGAGCACAGTGCTCTGA
- the ORMDL3 gene encoding ORM1-like protein 3 isoform X1: MAERGSRMNVGTAHSEVNPNTRVMNSRGIWLSYVLAIGLLHVVLLSIPFVSVPVVWTLTNLIHNMGMYIFLHTVKGTPFETPDQGKARLLTHWEQMDYGVQFTASRKFLTITPIVLYFLTSFYTKYDQIHFILNTVSLMSVLIPKLPQLHGVRIFGINKY; the protein is encoded by the exons A TGGCGGAGAGGGGCAGCAGGATGAATGTGGGCACAGCACACAGCGAGGTGAACCCCAATACGCGGGTGATGAACAGCCGTGGCATCTGGCTCTCCTATGTGCTGGCCATTGGGCTTCTCCATGTTGTGCTGCTAAGTATCCCCTTCGTGAGTGTCCCTGTCGTCTGGACCCTTACCAATCTCATCCACAACATG GGCATGTACATTTTCCTGCACACGGTGAAGGGGACACCCTTTGAGACTCCGGACCAGGGCAAGGCGAGATTGCTAACCCACTGGGAACAGATGGACTATGGGGTCCAGTTCACAGCCTCTCGGAAGTTCCTGACCATCACACCCATTGTTCT GTACTTCCTCACCAGCTTCTACACCAAGTACGACCAGATCCATTTCATCCTCAACACTGTGTCCCTGATGAGTGTGCTCATCCCCAAGCTGCCCCAGCTCCATGGAGTCCGGATTTTTGGAATCAATAAGTACTGA
- the ORMDL3 gene encoding ORM1-like protein 3 isoform X2, translating to MNVGTAHSEVNPNTRVMNSRGIWLSYVLAIGLLHVVLLSIPFVSVPVVWTLTNLIHNMGMYIFLHTVKGTPFETPDQGKARLLTHWEQMDYGVQFTASRKFLTITPIVLYFLTSFYTKYDQIHFILNTVSLMSVLIPKLPQLHGVRIFGINKY from the exons ATGAATGTGGGCACAGCACACAGCGAGGTGAACCCCAATACGCGGGTGATGAACAGCCGTGGCATCTGGCTCTCCTATGTGCTGGCCATTGGGCTTCTCCATGTTGTGCTGCTAAGTATCCCCTTCGTGAGTGTCCCTGTCGTCTGGACCCTTACCAATCTCATCCACAACATG GGCATGTACATTTTCCTGCACACGGTGAAGGGGACACCCTTTGAGACTCCGGACCAGGGCAAGGCGAGATTGCTAACCCACTGGGAACAGATGGACTATGGGGTCCAGTTCACAGCCTCTCGGAAGTTCCTGACCATCACACCCATTGTTCT GTACTTCCTCACCAGCTTCTACACCAAGTACGACCAGATCCATTTCATCCTCAACACTGTGTCCCTGATGAGTGTGCTCATCCCCAAGCTGCCCCAGCTCCATGGAGTCCGGATTTTTGGAATCAATAAGTACTGA